Within Triticum dicoccoides isolate Atlit2015 ecotype Zavitan chromosome 1B, WEW_v2.0, whole genome shotgun sequence, the genomic segment TTTCAGGGGGTGCGGGCTCTTCCTCTCCTAGTTCGCAATCCTATTGGTCCATCTCTACTAGTCCGTGAAATCCGTATTAAATTCCTCCAAAGTCCAAGTTCAGTGGTATGGCTAGATAGCCACTAGCAGCATGTCGGGTCTATGGCCCTGGACAGACATCCATCACCTAAAATCAACGCGTTATCATATCGGGCTGATTGTCATAATAATCATCCGTATGATGATCGCAGTCAAAaagaaaacattctagtaaagtcgcCGTACCTCCCACGAACTGCAAAATAAATCGAGCATGCTGACCTTCATATTTGGAGGTTGGGGCGAGTGGCCTCCATGTCAATGGTCTGCTTTCAACCCAGAAGAGCGTCAATTTTTTTGAAGGACATTTCACTAAATTGATATATTAAGGTGATACAACCGTATTGAAACTTGAAAGAATGTATAGCCTCTGATGGTGTGATGGACACAACAAACAAGTCtctcgaaataggctttcgccccgctttatatataaagcaacgaaCCAAAATACACGGCCGAACGATACAATATGATGGGGAGGTCCCCTTACAAAGCATATAAAAAAGATACAACATGAGCCTAGAACATGCTAACACCTCGCCAAGGCCCGAACACAGACCCCTGAGCTCAATGACAACTCCCCCAAGAGGGTGACGGCGCGAAGCGTCACCGCTGCCGAGTCTGAGAACAGACAAAGGTTTTCACCGTGAGCCCTAGCACAGAGACAAGATCCACGATGCCGTCTTCAAGAAGCAAGCGGCACCCATGGgcgtcgccgacggcggcgccAGTCGCCAGAAGCACGGGGCTTTCACTTGGACACACGCCTGCACCACCAAGAGGAGTCTCGACCACGACCTCAACGAGGGTCAGCTTGTCCATCCCAGATCTGGGCACTGCCATGGCAAGTATGAACCTCCCACCGCTACCTCCCCGTTCTTCCACACGACCGAGAGATGAAGCCACCACTGCTACCACGAAGCCTGTCGGAAAGCTAACCGTGGAGCCCATCGTCCGGGACTGCCACCCCGCATCCATGCCCCTGGGCACCGTTGATCATCCCCGTCTCAACCACCCAACCACAGTAGTAAGAGTGAAAGGGGCCACCTTTCACTCCCAGCCCGGCATCAGCCACCGGGTTTGGGTCGGCACCTCCATAGTAGGAAACGGCCACGCCTGCGTCCCCAGCCGATCCTGGTGGACCGGGGCTGGGGTGGGGGGGGACAACCTAGTGACTGCCGACAGCCACCGTTGAGCATGCTCGAACGCCGCCATGTCCATGGTCATTGCCACCGATCCGTATGACGAAACCGCAACGCCCGGAGGGCATCCCTCAAACTAACGCCACCACAAACACCAAGCAAGAGGGACACAACGCGAAGGCATCCAACGCGGACCAAGTCAACCCCCCATAGCAGAGCACCGTCGGCCGTCGTCCACCACCAGAAACCAGATCCGCGTCGACCGTTGAACGTCAGCTACCTGGATCACACCGCCGTCCAACCAAGAGTCCAAGACAACCGTGCTGCCCCAACACCTCCACGAACACCTCCCGGACCGCACCTGCCTATCCGGATAGCCCGCTCCGGCCTGCCTCGGGCCCAAAtccggcaaaaaaaaaacaaacatCGTTAAAAAAATACTAGAATATACACCATTTGTCGAACCAAATAGTCATTAGATCTACAATATTTTTTTGTCGATGATGCCAAATGTTGTATCAGTTGAAAATTACATGACTTAAATACACTAATCTTATACTTGATTCAAATTTTGTAACGTAGAAACATATATTATAACGTGAACACTGCCCTCCTGAAATGATAATCGGCAATAGCGAGACACTAAAGTGTCAAATGTAGGGTTTGATCACTAGTGGGAGGGGGTACTACCTCCCTTTTAACCATGCCATGTGTACTTACAGATGATAATTATGTGAGAGATCATTAAACGGGGTAAAAACTGGCAAACTATTCCCTAAATGGTGTAAGAACCAGCAAAACTTTCGCGAAATAGAATAGTCTGAGTTAAAAACTGTTAATGAGAAAATTTGTGCATAAAATGTTAAAGCAAAGGAAATTAAAGGTGAAGCTGCTATACGCAAACGTTGAGAAATTAAACGTGGCCCGAGTTGCGTGAGTGGATGGCGGCTTCAGTGCCAACTGCCAATCGCCATGGTCGGCAACTTGCTATTAAATTTTCCCCGTTTTCAAAAGCAGCTACCTTTGCTCGTCCACCGTGCTGCTCTTCTCAATGGCGGCCCACCGTCTCGCCCTGTCTGTGCTCGTCCTTGCCGTCTTACTGCTCGCGCACGGCGGCCACGTCGCAGGAGAGCCGTGGCCACtgtgcggcgacggcggcgaattCGACGACAAGAGCCAGTACCAGGCCAACCtcaacctcgccgccgccgcgctcccCAAGAACGCGTCGGCGTCGCCCAACCTCTTCGCCACCGCCGAGGCCGGCGCCGTCCCGGAGAAGGTCACGGCCCTCGCGCTCTGCCGCGGTGACGCCAGCTCCAGGGCCTGCTCCAGCTGCCTCGTCAACGCCTTCGCCAACCTCCAGAACGTCTGCCCCGGCTCCAAGGACGCCGTCATCTACTACGACGCCTGCATGCTCCGCTACTCCGACGTCCAGTTCCTCTCCGCCGACGACTCCGGCCCCATGGGCCTGGACCTCAGCATCACGGTCCGCAACTCGGGGAACGCCACGTCGGAGCCGGGACGGTACCAGCGCACCGTGGCCACGCTCCTGAACGCCACCGCCGACTACGCCGCGTACAACTCCACGCGGCGGTACGCCACCGGCCAAGCCGACCTGGACCGGGAGTTCCCCAAGGTGTACAGCTGGGCGCAGTGCACCCCGGACCTGACGCCGGGCCGGTGCCGGGACTGCCTCGCCCAGATCTTAGCTCAGCTGCCGTTGCAGTTCACGGACAGTATCGGCGGCAGGCTTCTTGCTCCCCGATGCAGCTTCCGCTACGAGACCAAGCCCTTCATGAATGGCCCGGTGATCGTGAAGCTGCCGGCGCAATCTGGAGCGCCGGCGCCGGCCGTAGTGCCCATGGCTCCTGCATCGGCGACATCAGAGGGTGAGTGTTTAACTTCTCATGTGCTACTCTCCTTTCGCTGTGCATCCCCTCTGCTCTTCTTCCTCTGCTTTCCTCTACTCTACTCGCCTTCTCCGGCCGCTCAAACTTCAATTTTGTGAAACCTCTTATTGAACTCAAATATAGTTACCTGACACGACACACGAGTTATCTTAAATTGCCAAATTCACAGGGAGAAAGTACAGTGCTCCTGGCATGGTACTTATAATTCTGTTGCCCACGATAGCAGCCATAAACCTCGTCGCTTGGCTCTTTAcattgaggaggaggcggcgccaGGCATTCACAAAGGCAAAGCAACCAGGTATACATGTCAGTTTGTCAGGCAAAACTCTCCAGCTACAGTGTCAGAGCCTAAAATGAAACAAACAAACATTTTATGCACTTATGTCAGTGACATCGGCATCTATTTTATATTAAAACAGATCAAAATTATTCCATCGATGAAGCGCAAGACATCGAAAGTGTAGAGTCAATGTTAATTGACATTTCAACTTTGCGAGCGGCAACCAAGGATTTTGCGGAGAACAACAAACTTGGTGAAGGCGGATTTGGCCCCGTGTTCAAGGTACTGAACTATCCTATATATCTTGAAGCCAGCAGGCAATCATGCATAACATTGAAAATTTTGTGGTTTAGCTAAAGCTTTCATACAATTTATTCAGGGTACTCTCTTGAACGGCGATGAGATCGCTGTGAAGAGACTCTCCAAGAGCTCAACGCAAGGGGTGGAGGAGCTCAAGAATGAGCTCGCCTTGGTTGCAAAGCTGAAGCACAAGAACCTTGTAAGACTGGTCGGCGTCTGCTTGGAGCAACAAGAGAGGCTGCTCATCTATGAGTTTGTTCCTAACCGAAGCCTCGATCTGATCCTTTTCGGTAACTAGTCCAGCCATGATTCTATTCTCCGTTTTCTCCACAGATTGAAATAAGAATGTAACATCACACTGATCTTAATACTTTTTTCTAATTATTTTGATGAAAAAGCAGATGAAGAGAAACGTCAGCAACTGGATTGGGAAACAAGGTGCAAGATCATAAACGGAGTCGCTCGAGGCTTGCAGTACCTCCATGAAGACTCTCAGCTCAAAGTAGTCCATCGTGACCTCAAAGCGAGCAATGTCTTGCTAGACATGAACATGAACCCCAAGATTTCAGATTTTGGCCTCGCCAAAATTTTCGGGAGAGACCAGACACAGGGCGTGACGAACCGCATCGTCGGCACACAGTAAGTAGTAGCATGTAAGACAGTAAGTTTTCCAGCAGTAGGTAGCTCACTATGAGCTCTTCTCATTGGTTGTTTAGTGGATACATGGCGCCCGAGTACGTGATGCGCGGGAACTACTCTGCGAAATCAGACACGTTCAGCTTTGGCGTGTTGGTCCTCGAGATCGTGACGGGAAGGAAGAACACTGACAGCTGCAACTCCCAACAATCTCAGGATCTCCTGACGACCGTACGTGCTTGTTATCTGAATGTCTGACTAACTAACCTGCAGGCTGCAGTGCAGTTTGGCTCATCGATCCTACAAATCGTGCAGGTATGGGAGCATTGGACGGCTGGAACAGTACTGGAGATGCTAGACCCGTGCATGAACAAGAGCTTCTCGGAGAGCGATGCGCTGAGGTGCATCCATGTCGGGCTTCTCTGCATCCAGGGCAACCCAACAGACCGGCCGATGATGTCCACGGTGGCCATGATGCTCGGCAGCGACACATTCTCTCTCCCGGCTCCCTCCAAGCCGGCGTTCTACTCTAGAAACGCCGGCGCCAATTCAAGCACCGGGTCAAGCGTCTCGATCCCGTCAGTGCAGGCCCGATCATAGATCTTACTTAATAGCAACAACTTCACTTGCCAACCGTAAAGAGCAGAGGCGGAGCCAGCGTTGTAGCGTTGGTTTCAAGTGAAACCAACGAATTTTTGCTGCCACGTGCATGTATGTACGTAATCGTGTGTATGAACCTCTGCACCCATCGAAGTTGGAATGCACGAGTTAAAAGACTTTTTTTTACTGAAAGCTAAAAGCCTTTTAGTCCACAAATCTTCACGTGAGTAGCCCAGTTAAGGCCCATAAGTAAATTGCTACTGCCTCCTGCGTGCGTCAGGCCGTCAAATTCCATGTCTTGTACAATTGTGAATCGACTCTCGCTCGCATCACCCATCACGGCGGCGGTGCATCGCCGTCTCCAGCCGCAAGCCCGCAAGAAAGCAACAACAGCTCGGCACACAGTACATATTCAAGATACTGAGAGATCACATCACCTTATGCAAATTCTATTTAGCATAGCGCGGTAATGCCCCTTGCCCTAATTTTCTAATTTAATTTCCTGAACTTTGATTGATCTAGGCTGTGGGGCGATATTTCTCAAACAGAAACCGATCACGAGATTCAGATTATGATATGGACACTTAAAGGCCACCCATTAGACGCAGGTAAAGTGCATCAAATATTGTTGATTTAAGAAGTCATATGAAACCATCTGTACAAAGAAATATAATTAAGATGATCCATATTCATTTGTGTTGCTGCCTTTTCCTGGATCACAACAGGGGCAAGTTGCGAGTGATACATTTTTCACAAGTTGCGAGTTGATATGAGTGAttaatttgtactccctccgtcccaaaataagtgtctcaattttgtactagctctagtacaaatttgtactaagctcaagacacttattttgggacggagggatttCATGCTTTTTTTGATTGATGGTATTATATATACACTTGTCAAACTAACTTGAAATTTTTGCACGTGTTTTCGGGAACGAGAAGCTGCACCTGAAACCAGGAAGTTATTTTGGTACTACTCTACATGTAAACAATACATTTTTATAATTTCATCAAACTAATATGTCTTGCGTTTTTTGTGTGTGAATGTTGTAGTATTTTGTTTTCTATGTATAAAGTATAAGTGCTATCACATTTCAATTTGTAATTCTACCTTTTGGTGCTATACTCTTGTTATAACTTATATGATAGTGTGGAATAGGACATTATACTTGACTTAGTCATACTAAAGTTTCACAATAGATTAATGAGTGAACCCATTAACTCaattttctggctccgcccctgcacACACGACTAGGTGTATAGTCCAAGAAATGATAAAAATTCCTTAGCACAATTTATGTAGCGTCCGAACTCTTTACTAATGGCAACGCTGTTTGTGCTGATCATGGTGGTTACCGGTTCAAACTCCTGTAGAATTCTTTTTTGCAGCGAATCTCCTGTTTTAGTTTTAAATTTTTAGATtagatagaacgaaacaacataaccaCACGAGCGCCCTATTCAAGTTTTTTTGCCCAGCCTTTttatactcccttcatttttatatacaaggacaccatggaataTACATTTTGCATTTATACAAGACCACCAACAGCAATCGAGGCAAAGTTAATTATATTTTTTCGTACTAACAAcatgtttaatacttgcatgcatgcagtCATAATGACAGTCAGCTACTTCCTCCACTCAGTTTTTTTGCATGCATGCAGAGTATTAATGATCCCAGTAAACAAGAAAAAAGTTGACTTGTAAAGCAGGCATTAAATTTTACATTGGTACCTGTAAtccgagtttgtggccttgtatacaaaaatgaagAGAGTAGATAAGATCGAAAAAAGGTAAGATTTCCCATCGACTCTCCTATTATCCATTTTATTTTTTTAGATAGAACGAAACAAGATTAGCTCACGAACGCCCAATTGAAGTTTTCAGCATAGCCGCTACCAAACAAGAAAATTGTGTTAAGAATTTATATTTTTAATGCTCGATTAAAGATTTTGGTCGAGCCACTACCTATTCAtattagaaagaaaaaaataaccatctaaaaaaacaacaaaacaaggttTCCCTTTATAAGAACTAGTaaaatgtacgtgcaatgcacgtttatattCGATAGGATATTAGTTGCACattatattaggtaagatatatctgttgcacgttggtatttgataagatatcaattacttttttcgtgggaatggtaggatattaattacatggcagatttcatgggatagcgttgagtcaaaacatgtttataaccaatggcagtgATGGGTAATTAAagcgttaaacgtgtttggtgctcaacatttGGTGCCTGCCGGACAATGTTACCGGCGCCGGCGAAGTCGCACGTTCCGGTGGCCCGGCCACGCCGCTGGTAATAGTCGTCGAATGCGAAGGACGCATGCGCGACCTTGGTGTCGGGGTCGAAGCACCGTGCTCCGGGTTGGATGTCCGTGCAGTCCGCGCACCGTGCCCGCACGCGTAATCAAGGGCCATCTGAAGCCGAGCCTCGCCCACTGCCGCGTTGGCCACGCACCAGCTCGGGCTCGGGTCGCACGCACCTGATGGTGCCTGGCTGACAATGGTGCCGGCGCCGCTGAAGTCGCAGGCGCTGCTGGCCCGGCCCTTCTTCTGGTAGTAGTCGTTGAAGGCGTATGACGCGTGCGCCAGCTTGGTGTCGGGCTCGAAGCAGGGCTTGCCTGGCTGGATGGCGCTGCAGTCCGCCCCGTTGTCGCACGCGTAGTCCAGCGCCTCCTGCAAGGCCGCATCCCCGACCGCCGCGTTCGCCACGCAATAGCTCGCACGCACGGGCCCGCCGATGGTGCCGCCATGAACGAAGTCGATCGGGTTCGGGTACACGGGCTGCTGGTTCGGGTAGAACAACCCAAAGTTCTGCTCGTCCGCCGGCTTGCTGTTCTCGTTGAAGAGTGCGAAGATGTACACGTTGAGATCGGTGTTGGGACGGTGCGGGGTGCCGCGGACGGCGCTGGCAGCCAGCGGGCTGTTTCCATTTACGGCGGGGGTACCCTGCAGCACCTGGCTGGTGAGACCAGCCATGAAATCTTGGGCGTTTTGTGGGGTTCCCACGCCATGATTTCCCTGGTTTGGCTGACTGCCCTCTGAAACTCGCGCTTCTGTGGTTATATCGGGCCCTGCTGTGAGCTTCCTCATCCCCCCGGCGCGAAGGCTGGAGGATGGCAACTTCTCCATTGCATAGTAGACTGCGTCAAGTTGGGCGTCAAAGAGGCTGAAGTACGTTTGCCCGCTGACGGTGTCATTCACGCCGGCGTTTGGGCGGAACAAGAGATAGTTGATGGAGATGCCCGGAGTACTCAGGTACGCGAGGTATGGGTAGAGGTTCACCGAGAGGTACGAACCGGTCTGTCGGAAAAAGTCGAGCATGGGACTCATCACTGACAGCGCGATGTCGTCCTTGAAGGCGCCGGCGGATGGCGGGAATGACGTCTGGAGTGCGTCAAACGCGATGGGCGTGCTCACCTTCACGGCGTCCGCCAGGCCCAGTTTCACCAGCGCCGCCTGCACCTTCTTCATGGCTGGGACGAGCTGAGAGTTTAGGTGACTAGCCTCTTTGAACACCTCGTTCCCGATCATCACCGCATTGATCAGCGTAGACGGGTAGTAGGCCTTCACGTTGCTCTGCACCCACTGGAGCGCGAAATTATTTTCGTCGGCCGCCGCAAGCGGCAGCTCCTCGTTGGTCAGCTCCACCGTCACCTTAATGCCGGTGTTGGCCAGCAAGCGCAGCACCGTGGGGTCGGTGTCGTAGATCCTCACCATGGTGATGTTGTTCTTCTTGAGCAGTTGCACCACGGACGCCGGATCCGGCAGGTCAGTCGCCACCCTCTGCGGTTAGCACGTGTACACCAACGAGCAACAAACATCGTCATTATCACGTATGAAACCTCGAAAACACACATTTCATTTAATAACGCTCGGCTGCCTGATTACCTGCAAGGGAGAAGAGCAGCGGCAATGCGGCACCGAGGAGGACGATGAGGAGGCGAGTCATCAGCGCGATCGATGCTCTCGGTAGTGTCTAAAGGTGGCGACGATCGAGCTGATGAGTTGTGAGTGATCGTGGGCGTGGTGGAATTTATAGCCGGCACCAACGCTAGCTTAAAAACATGGAGAACAATATTGCTACATTTCTCTGTGTAAGACGATCGATATTGCAACCAAATTTACCGAGGCTTTCGCCTCATTTTATATATAAAACAATGATCAACCATAGCCCAAGTACAAACGCATCCCACGACAACACACGCACACATCCAAGACAGGAAACATAGACGCCGAGCGCAGCAACACCAGCCCTACCACTACAAGAGCAATCGGGGTCCTCCACCGTGAACACGCCACCGcaaagagatgaagccgcatatgacgaaccgtgagctccaaggcggcgcctccaAAAAGGTTACGACGCCAACGCACCGCCACCGCCCGACCCGGGGGTCAGAGTTTCCTCTGGATCAACAT encodes:
- the LOC119349732 gene encoding cysteine-rich receptor-like protein kinase 6, with amino-acid sequence MAAHRLALSVLVLAVLLLAHGGHVAGEPWPLCGDGGEFDDKSQYQANLNLAAAALPKNASASPNLFATAEAGAVPEKVTALALCRGDASSRACSSCLVNAFANLQNVCPGSKDAVIYYDACMLRYSDVQFLSADDSGPMGLDLSITVRNSGNATSEPGRYQRTVATLLNATADYAAYNSTRRYATGQADLDREFPKVYSWAQCTPDLTPGRCRDCLAQILAQLPLQFTDSIGGRLLAPRCSFRYETKPFMNGPVIVKLPAQSGAPAPAVVPMAPASATSEGRKYSAPGMVLIILLPTIAAINLVAWLFTLRRRRRQAFTKAKQPDQNYSIDEAQDIESVESMLIDISTLRAATKDFAENNKLGEGGFGPVFKGTLLNGDEIAVKRLSKSSTQGVEELKNELALVAKLKHKNLVRLVGVCLEQQERLLIYEFVPNRSLDLILFDEEKRQQLDWETRCKIINGVARGLQYLHEDSQLKVVHRDLKASNVLLDMNMNPKISDFGLAKIFGRDQTQGVTNRIVGTHGYMAPEYVMRGNYSAKSDTFSFGVLVLEIVTGRKNTDSCNSQQSQDLLTTVWEHWTAGTVLEMLDPCMNKSFSESDALRCIHVGLLCIQGNPTDRPMMSTVAMMLGSDTFSLPAPSKPAFYSRNAGANSSTGSSVSIPSVQARS